Genomic window (Alligator mississippiensis isolate rAllMis1 chromosome 7, rAllMis1, whole genome shotgun sequence):
tgcacttctgcctgcttCTTCCTCCATTAAGAGCCGTGGCCGGGCAAGTGATGCACAAGGGAACCACAGGAGTCCACGGAGCAGAGCTGTCAACTTCGCTGTCGCTGCCTGTTATGTTTGAAGTGGGTTGGCTCCTGGCACAGTTCCTTTGGGGAGTATAACACTGGAAATTTGTCAATACTAAAGTAAAAAACTCTACAGCGATGAAATCCTGACCCCGTTGAACTCAGTGAGAGAGATGGGGAGGAGCTGAAAGTGCCCAGTATTAATCAGTCATCAAGGAGAACTAGCCTTGTCCTTCACATGCAGTTCTGTGGGgacacagctctcccagcccacgCAACCCCAGTTCTCTGGGATAATTACAGAATCATTGTGTTTTCTCTTATCCCCAGCACTTTCTTTGTGTAACTCTCTTTCATTTGGGTTTTTACTTCCTTGGAAAGGGTTTCCTTCTTCATATTTTTTCCTGATCAATAATTTGCTTCAGGAAAAAGCTATGTTGTTCATCTTCATCTGCCTCTCTCAGGtatgtaacattttttttcaatacatCTTTTAATATTCATGACAATGCACATTTACAACAgattttctttgcttctttttgCTCATGCATCCATCAATCCATCCATCCTGTTTACTTACCTACCTATTTAActtccttcctttctgttttgCTACTCACTTTCCTTTGTTTATatgcttctttctctctttctttcttgaaTAAACAAAGAGAAAAGGAGTAGTTGCTGGTTATCAGCCATTTTCACTTGTCTGACAATTGATCATACAAATCACGCAGTCTCAGCTGGTATCCACTGACATACATAAGAATTATAGGGCTATGCCAATTtacattacaaaaataaatattccaTTCCTTCCTATTCTTGCTCATATACATCTCCATATCACTTTTTCATCCCTGTCTTTGAAGGGAAAGAACATTAATGTAATGAATGACATGAAAAGAACGTTAATCTAATACTACAGAATTAATTCATGTGACTGGCTTTTGTTCAGTAGATTGTCACACTGAAGTCCAGTTTTCTGATTTTGCCAAGTGTTTTATAATGAAACTAAGAGACAGAAGGAGGAACGGGGGCAGACAAAGATGGATCTGGTCTTGCAATCCCTTTTTAACACTAGGAATCATCAATTTAGTGGAAGCCCTCAAGAAAGCCATGCTGAGGCTAGCAGCCTCTCTGATGAATTCCCTAAAAGGGACCTAGGATGCTGGGCATCAATTCCTTTTCTTTCACCTTGAATATGGTCCTCTTGAATAGCTAGGTCCCATTTGAATTTATGCAGTTAAATGAAGTCAATGGGCTTTAGAGTACTGTGGACAGATTCTTTTGGAAAACAAAGACTGATTTTTGACCTGGAGACACCTCTATGGAGCATCTTTTTCAAAGGGTGAGTTCTTAGCACTTAAAGATTCTCAAGTAGGGCATTTTTTAAACTATCCACCATAAATGTCTAATTCCAAATGCCTGAATTTATTGGAAAGTGGCTATCCAGCTCCCCTAACTGGCTTTGAAGAGCTCAGATATCCAGCGACAGCTGTTTTGGAAACTGGCAAAAATGATTAAAGGGATCATCGTTACTTTCATTTCTCAAAGTTTGAAACAGTTTTCTAATTCATCTGTGAGATGACTCACAATATAGTTTCAGTAAAATACTTATCAAAATAGTTCTTAACATACTTCTAGGTTTTTTGGCCTTTGTTTGTTTTCCAAGACTATGGCTGTTAGCGagcaaaaagtttgaaaaccatctTGATTTCAAAAAtcatgaaaaacagaaaaaaatatatcaataacATTGGCTTTTTTTCCTAATAACACTTTCAGCCTCatgtaaaatgtttttgtttatatATAAATTTATTCTTTCAACGTTGTAAATGTATTTGGCACCCAAAGTATAGAGGTGTCCATCTGAAATcactactgaaatcaatgagaattAGACTACATACCTTCCCCCTTACTGACATTCTGTACTTTTCTGAATTGGCCATCTACATGGTTGCCTAAGACCCCCAAAAAGCCACCTCCACATGAGTTGGCATTCTGTTCCTTTACGCATAGCCATATGCACAGAAATGACTGCCTGCATAAGATTTTTTGGAGACTTAGAGGACCATGTAGATGACCCGATCTGGTCACCTAAGCATCCAAAAATGAAGAGAATCCCGCTCTAAGTATACGTCTGTATCTGGAGAAAATGAAATACTTCTGCAAAGCTAGACCATCATTAATAATATCAAGATTTCATTATATCTATTATTTCATTTCAAACAGCTCTAGTGACATATATGTCTTTACAAATCCCAGGATTTATGGCATAGCTGCGACTGCTATGGTGATGTGTGGTCAACCTACCAATACCTCTGCCTCTTCTTCAGAGTGAATAACCGCAGCGTCGAGACAGCCAAAATGCACTGGGATAACCAGACACATGTGACTGAATTCATTCTAGTGGGTTTCCCCGGCATCTTGGAACTGCAGGTCCTTCTTTTCCTGATGTTCCTGCTAGTCTACGTGCTGACAGTGACAGAAAATGCCATGATCGTTGTGCTGGTCTGGACCAACAACCAGCTCCAGAAACCCATGTATGTCTTCTTGGGCAACCTCTCCTTCCTGGAGATCTGGTATGTCTCAGTCACAGTGCCCAAGATGCTTCTGAGCTTTGTGACACAGAGAAGGATCATCTCCTTCACGGGATGCATGGCCCAGCTCTACTTCTTCCTGGCATTGGCCTGCACCGAAtgtgtgctcctggctgccatgGCCTATGACCGCTATGTGGCCATTTGCAACCCACTGCGCTATCCAGTGATCATGAGGTGCAGTTCCTGTGTCCGCCTGGCAGCTGGGTCCTGGCTGAGCGGTTTCTTCATCTCCATGTGGAAAGTGTTCTTCATCTCGCGCCTAACCTACTGTGGACCCAACATCATCAACCACTTCTTCTGCGATGTCTCACCACTGCTCAATCTGGCCTGCACAGACATGTCACTGGCAGAGCTCATGGACTTCCTTCTGGCTTTGCTCATCCTCCTTGTGCCACTTTGTATCACTGTAGCTTCCTATGTCTGCATCATCTCCACTGTACTGCGCATCCCTTCAGCTAA
Coding sequences:
- the LOC102559723 gene encoding olfactory receptor 6B1 gives rise to the protein MHWDNQTHVTEFILVGFPGILELQVLLFLMFLLVYVLTVTENAMIVVLVWTNNQLQKPMYVFLGNLSFLEIWYVSVTVPKMLLSFVTQRRIISFTGCMAQLYFFLALACTECVLLAAMAYDRYVAICNPLRYPVIMRCSSCVRLAAGSWLSGFFISMWKVFFISRLTYCGPNIINHFFCDVSPLLNLACTDMSLAELMDFLLALLILLVPLCITVASYVCIISTVLRIPSANGRYKAFSTCASHLLVVTMFYAASLFIYARPRAISSFDSNKLVSAVYTVLTPLINPVIYCLRNKEFKDALRKSVHWKRSSPRYFSWNCSIISIM